Proteins encoded within one genomic window of Trichoderma asperellum chromosome 2, complete sequence:
- a CDS encoding uncharacterized protein (EggNog:ENOG41): protein MSTEVAQDGSDEAVPIPYVEGAWIQLEIIQNYQDSPLPQATSACITKILDITMSSVMRVIIHLDSGRRVEAVLKLYDRRFGVDLRGNGYLTEHWPLTVAKEALFESSVRRNAIDSFLTKLAQDQEKARLPIAAQDFLYSDDEDDEESDDEDNDDDGVDKSVKYEAALWKQCEDMFNREVKAYEHLKDFQGTGIPRLLASVRLAGASSIIPLDLVNDPAAKYWDVKGILLQFIPGINLINLDSSSIDVKEWEPLVQRSVDLAHEINKSGLVMKDCSPRNVIIDRESQQPFMIDFAQCWLKHEMKIRWDSPSESDEEEEDEKEEEEEKDEKDEKDEKDEKEEKEEKEEKEEKEEKEEKEEEEEEDFNLEDEYWYRAGSTNNPAAIGTVMAGRLKREKGVEIKIQYPNTMALMVRPQDYYTYS from the exons ATGTCTACAGAAGTGGCCCAAGACGG ATCTGACGAGGCCGTCCCCATACCATACGTCGAGGGCGCCTGGATACAACTTGAAATCATTCAAAATTATCAGGATTCACCTTTACCCCAAGCGACTTCAGCATGTATCACCAAGATACTCGACATCACCATGTCTTCAGTGATGCGCGTTATCATCCATCTGGACTCAGGCAGGCGTGTTGAGGCAGTTCTCAAACTATATGACCGTCGCTTCGGTGTTGATCTTCGCGGTAACGGATACTTGACGGAACACTGGCCTTTGACAGTTGCAAAGGAAGCGTTGTTTGAGTCCTCTGTAAGGCGCAATGCCATCGACTCTTTTCTCACAAAGCTTGCCCAAGACCAGGAGAAGGCTAGGTTACCTATCGCAGCCCAGGACTTTCTTTAcagcgatgacgaagatgacgaagaaagcgatgatgaagacaatgacgatgatggcgttgataAAAGCGTAAAATACGAAGCGGCTCTCTGGAAGCAGTGCGAAGACATGTTTAACCGTGAAGTCAAGGCCTATGAGCATTTGAAAGACTTCCAAGGCACGGGAATTCCGCGTCTACTGGCCAGTGTCCGGCTAGCTGGCGCAAGCTCTATCATTCCATTAGATCTCGTCAACGACCCTGCTGCAAAATACTGGGACGTCAAAGGCATTCTGCTACAGTTTATTCCTGGAATCAATTTGATCAATCTTGACAGCTCATCAATAGATGTCAAGGAATGGGAACCCCTGGTACAGCGTTCTGTAGATTTAGCTCATGAGATTAACAAATCCGGCTTGGTTATGAAGGACTGTTCCCCGCGCAATGTGATTATAGATCGGGAGTCACAACAGCCATTTATGATCGATTTTGCGCAGTGTTGGCTCAAGCATGAAATGAAGATACGCTGGGACTCTCCTTCGGAGtctgacgaggaggaggaggatgagaaggaggaggaggaggagaaggatgagaaggatgagaaggatgagaaggatgagaaggaggagaaggaggagaaggaggagaaggaggagaaggaggagaaggaggagaaggaggaggaggaggaggaggattttAATTTAGAAGACGAGTATTGGTATCGAGCGGGATCTACTAATAACCCTGCTGCTATTGGAACTGTCATGGCTGGTCGactgaagagagaaaagggtgtCGAAATCAAGATTCAGTACCCAAATACCATGGCGCTCATGGTTAGACCGCAAGACTACTACACATACTCATAA
- a CDS encoding uncharacterized protein (BUSCO:EOG092D07ZP): MAGFLRGKQAGIQNDLSGSIRPELFTPDDHARYGLNSQISCFAYDPVQSLLAIGTAESKFGPGKIYVFGQQRVQKTFDPPRRTSFQSVQFSANRLVSLDRNNELSIWDLDTGERVATQVIGGTVAAMVTDPMLDWAFVGLQNGDILAYDLDRHGLARQFRLPNFWRDKDPMQHTVTLITLSMHPRDAGKLLIGYSHGAVVYTFKQNQPQQFLEYVLPPGAPGGSSVGMDAVRRPRLTHALWHPSGTFILTAHDDGSLVFWDPKEGKVVMARTLTEMGIHHATPSAPTPGYSDPFVKIAWCCKQNCDDTGLLIAGGESVDASPKSLTFIELGVTPMYATSTWQALENHFRGKRHIPLALPPGAQAVDFLLIPRESPYFGGAQDPIAVIVLLTSGELITLSFPSGYQISPTNQLHPSTFFVHPFVTKFNVSSVDRPRWLTMVEKRDQGEPILKGGAAGPRPRKRFEDRTIIQTAHADSIIRLWDSGHADQIENEVQLQVDLARALDRYEDVEVTAMSLSSATGEFIVGTKTGEAVIFRWGVNHYYGKNQPKQLDPNPKGLSDISSRAEPSLKEGLQPAVLYEMMQGPVTAVQISNVGFAAVGSELGFLTLIDLRGPKIIFQAPMTDFAKTENRMSFLKGHSRSSSAPLKEWPTAVEFGVMTLDDDKYSSICCFVGTNLGKVITLKLLPGGGGSYTAEVAGTVTFDGKVVSLNPIQADTGKPALATGHTVGGLREGRQVNGALVAVTEKEIRICRPAHSKGASKEFDDVICDSACVAELELNGYAVVAAFRDGSARAYSIPGMRDLGSAKLPMVDRTRSTASIVTQTGDIFAWAGPAEMAVVHVWGAGKELQQSPDVLINPKIPIPTRPTISNLQWISGTQHVSPLDLDLLIGGPNRPPSKRMMEAAAAEQRAAKIGSTVGSSKEGWGDYLTRQLNERTEKLNIMGDTMNTLQEQSEGWADDVSKYVGRQKRNMVMGAITSKFF; encoded by the exons ATGGCTGGCTTTCTGCGAGGCAAGCAGGCAGGCATCCAGAATGACCTGTCTGGCAGCATTCGACCAGAACTCTTTACCCCCGACGATCATGCGCGATACGGCCTCAACTCCCAGATAAG TTGCTTTGCATACGATCCTGTACAGTCTCTGCTTGCCATCGGAACGGCCGAGAGCAAGTTCGGCCCTGGGAAAATCTATGTTTTCGGCCAACAGCGCGTTCAGAAGACTTTTGATCCGCCGCGACGAACCTCCTTCCAGTCCGTGCAATTCAGCGCAAACCGTCTCGTCAGTCTGGACAGGAATAATGAGCTCAGCATTTGGGATCTGGACACGGGGGAGCGGGTGGCGACGCAAGTCATCGGCGGGACTGTGGCCGCAATGGTGACGGATCCAATGCTCGACTGGGCTTTTGTTGGCTTACAGAATGGAGACATCTTGGCGTATGACCTCGATAGACACGGCCTCGCTCGGCAGTTCCGTCTCCCCAACTTTTGGAGAGACAAAGATCCAATGCAGCACACTGTCACCTTGATCACCCTGTCGATGCATCCTCGAGACGCTGGTAAGCTCCTGATTGGATACAGCCACGGCGCAGTCGTCTATACGTTTAAGCAAAACCAGCCGCAGCAGTTCTTGGAATATGTTTTACCGCCTGGAGCGCCTGGTGGAAGCAGTGTCGGCATGGATGCTGTGCGCCGCCCTCGTTTGACTCATGCGCTGTGGCATCCTTCCGGAACCTTTATTCTCACTGCACATGATGATGGAAGCTTGGTCTTCTGGGATCCCAAGGAAGGGAAAGTCGTCATGGCAAGGACCCTCACGGAGATGGGCATCCACCATGCCACCCCGAGCGCACCAACACCGGGGTACTCTGATCCTTTTGTCAAGATAGCTTGGTGCTGCAAGCAAAACTGTGATGATACAGGTTTATTGATTGCGGGTGGCGAGAGTGTTGATGCGTCTCCCAAGAGTTTGACATTTATCGAGCTTGGAGTGACGCCCATGTACGCTACCTCCACTTGGCAGGCTTTGGAGAATCACTTCCGCGGCAAGCGACATATTCCGTTAGCCCTGCCGCCTGGAGCGCAAGCGGTGGATTTTCTGCTTATCCCAAGAGAATCCCCTTATTTTGGAGGCGCGCAGGATCCTATCGCCGTAATTGTGCTGCTCACTTCTGGGGAGCTGATTACATTGAGTTTCCCGTCAGGATACCAAATCAGCCCTACAAACCAGCTTCATCCATCTACCTTCTTCGTGCATCCCTTTGTTACAAAATTCAATGTATCCAGTGTCGATCGGCCTAGGTGGCTGACGAtggtggagaagagagaccaGGGAGAACCTATCCTGAAAGGCGGAGCAGCGGGCCCGAGGCCGAGAAAACGATTCGAAGATCGCACAATTATTCAGACTGCGCATGCTGatagtattataaggctATGGGACTCTGGACACGCTGATCAAATTGAAAATGAAGTCCAGTTGCAGGTTGACCTGGCCAGGGCCTTGGATCGATATGAAGACGTGGAAGTGACGGCGATGAGCTTGTCCAGCGCTACTGGCGAGTTTATTGTTGGTACCAAGACTGGAGAGGCTGTCATTTTTCGCTGGGGCGTAAACCACTATTATGGAAAGAATCAGCCCAAGCAGCTAGATCCGAATCCAAAGGGGCTCTCTGACATCAGCTCAAGGGCGGAGCCGAGCCTAAAGGAAGGGCTACAGCCGGCTGTCCTGTACGAGATGATGCAGGGCCCAGTTACTGCCGTTCAGATATCAAACGTCGGATTCGCTGCGGTTGGGTCAGAGCTTGGCTTTCTGACGCTGATCGATCTTCGCGGCCCCAAGATTATTTTCCAAGCCCCAATGACTGATTTCGCAAAAACCGAAAATAGAATGTCATTCCTCAAAGGCCACTCGAGATCGAGTTCAGCGCCGCTGAAAGAGTGGCCTACGGCGGTGGAGTTTGGCGTGATGACGCTAGATGATGATAAATACTCATCAATTTGTTGCTTTGTCGGGACTAACTTGGGCAAAGTTATTACATTAAAGCTGTTGcccggaggaggaggatccTACACGGCCGAGGTAGCGGGAACGGTGACCTTTGATGGTAAAGTCGTGTCTCTGAATCCCATTCAGGCTGATACGGGTAAACCAGCGCTAGCAACCGGACATACTGTGGGTGGACTGCGAGAGGGACGCCAAGTGAATGGGGCACTCGTTGCAG TTACCGAAAAGGAAATCAGGATATGCAGACCTGCTCACTCGAAGGGCGCTTCTAAAGAGTTTGATGATGTGATATGTGATTCGGCTTGTGTGGCAGAGCTTGAGTTAAATGGGTATGCTGTTGTTGCGGCTTTCAGAGACGGGTCAGCTCGAGCATATAGCATTCCAGGCATGCGAGACCTCGGTAGCGCGAAGCTTCCAATGGTGGATCGTACTCGGAGCACAGCAAGCATTGTGACGCAAACAGGCGACATATTTGCCTGGGCAGGCCCGGCAGAAATGGCCGTCGTTCACGTTTGGGGGGCGGGCAAGGAGTTGCAGCAGTCCCCAGATGTGCTGATCAACCCCAAGATCCCTATTCCGACACGCCCGACAATTTCTAACCTTCAATGGATAAGCGGAACACAGCATGTTTCGCCGCTGGATCTTGACCTGTTGATAGGAGGCCCCAACAGACCGCCTAGTAAGAGGATGATGGAGGCCGCTGCGGCAGAGCAACGTGCTGCTAAGATCGGTTCCACGGTAGGATCATCCAAGGAGGGCTGGGGAGACTATTTAACGAGACAGCTCAACGAGAGAACGGAAAAGCTGAATATCATGGGAGATACGATGAATACATTGCAGGAGCAATCGGAAGGATGGGCCGACGATGTCAGCAAGTATGTGGGGAGGCAGAAACGGAATATGGTTATGGGAGCTATAACGTCGAAATTCTTCTAA
- a CDS encoding uncharacterized protein (EggNog:ENOG41) → MLPFAFVDRHSALIKEITSSIHSVNMPKPKRPETVAVSKSDKRHLLTYLEHADPNHIQVSLWDVRWRPTHGETRSASRLTFHIGVRFVQGEYQTCILVDSEEGELPVDDTVRNWGPSMPNLGEVLQYYQKLFGVQALKPLIRKQQPRRDDDDDNEEGGSSSRAWRKKIQKSNKPGYYYYYDEQEEYRECDEKGNDIYRSYKNSSPQGMTGKIGSQSSRGERRYEERRYGERGYGERGYGERASGERGYGGRAERGYGEREYTQTSQTTYHTDTKTGKIYYIDKYGKSHWA, encoded by the coding sequence ATGCTCCCGTTTGCATTTGTAGACAGACATAGCGCTCTTATCAAAGAAATCACCTCTTCCATCCATTCAGTCAATATGCCGAAACCCAAACGCCCGGAGACTGTCGCAGTCTCTAAGTCTGACAAACGGCATCTTCTCACTTACCTAGAGCATGCAGACCCAAACCATATTCAAGTTTCTCTATGGGATGTTAGGTGGCGTCCAACACACGGAGAAACCAGATCCGCCTCAAGACTCACTTTTCATATCGGTGTCCGTTTCGTTCAAGGCGAATACCAAACATGTATCTTAGTCGAttctgaagaaggagaattgCCAGTTGATGATACTGTTCGAAATTGGGGCCCCTCTATGCCAAATTTGGGGGAGGTACTGCAATATTATCAGAAACTGTTCGGAGTCCAAGCTTTGAAGCCTCTGATTAGGAAGCAACAGCCTCGTcgggacgatgatgacgacaaTGAGGAGGGCGGTTCATCTAGCCGTGCGTGGAGAAAAAAGATTCAAAAAAGCAACAAACCTGgatactattattactacGATGAACAAGAAGAGTATCGTGAATGCGATGAGAAGGGAAATGATATATACAGAAGCTACAAGAACTCAAGTCCGCAAGGGATGACCGGGAAAATTGGTTCGCAAAGTAGTAGGGGGGAGAGGAGGTATGAAGAGAGGAGGTATGGAGAGAGGGGATATGGAGAGAGGGGAtatggagagagagcttcTGGGGAGCGGGGGTATGGAGGGAGAGCAGAGAGGGGATATGGAGAGAGGGAATATACCCAGACTTCCCAAACGACTTACCACACCGACACAAAGACAGGCAAGATATACTACATTGACAAGTATGGTAAGTCCCACTGGGCTTGA
- a CDS encoding uncharacterized protein (BUSCO:EOG092D07ZP) has protein sequence MVTDPMLDWAFVGLQNGDILAYDLDRHGLARQFRLPNFWRDKDPMQHTVTLITLSMHPRDAGKLLIGYSHGAVVYTFKQNQPQQFLEYVLPPGAPGGSSVGMDAVRRPRLTHALWHPSGTFILTAHDDGSLVFWDPKEGKVVMARTLTEMGIHHATPSAPTPGYSDPFVKIAWCCKQNCDDTGLLIAGGESVDASPKSLTFIELGVTPMYATSTWQALENHFRGKRHIPLALPPGAQAVDFLLIPRESPYFGGAQDPIAVIVLLTSGELITLSFPSGYQISPTNQLHPSTFFVHPFVTKFNVSSVDRPRWLTMVEKRDQGEPILKGGAAGPRPRKRFEDRTIIQTAHADSIIRLWDSGHADQIENEVQLQVDLARALDRYEDVEVTAMSLSSATGEFIVGTKTGEAVIFRWGVNHYYGKNQPKQLDPNPKGLSDISSRAEPSLKEGLQPAVLYEMMQGPVTAVQISNVGFAAVGSELGFLTLIDLRGPKIIFQAPMTDFAKTENRMSFLKGHSRSSSAPLKEWPTAVEFGVMTLDDDKYSSICCFVGTNLGKVITLKLLPGGGGSYTAEVAGTVTFDGKVVSLNPIQADTGKPALATGHTVGGLREGRQVNGALVAVTEKEIRICRPAHSKGASKEFDDVICDSACVAELELNGYAVVAAFRDGSARAYSIPGMRDLGSAKLPMVDRTRSTASIVTQTGDIFAWAGPAEMAVVHVWGAGKELQQSPDVLINPKIPIPTRPTISNLQWISGTQHVSPLDLDLLIGGPNRPPSKRMMEAAAAEQRAAKIGSTVGSSKEGWGDYLTRQLNERTEKLNIMGDTMNTLQEQSEGWADDVSKYVGRQKRNMVMGAITSKFF, from the exons ATGGTGACGGATCCAATGCTCGACTGGGCTTTTGTTGGCTTACAGAATGGAGACATCTTGGCGTATGACCTCGATAGACACGGCCTCGCTCGGCAGTTCCGTCTCCCCAACTTTTGGAGAGACAAAGATCCAATGCAGCACACTGTCACCTTGATCACCCTGTCGATGCATCCTCGAGACGCTGGTAAGCTCCTGATTGGATACAGCCACGGCGCAGTCGTCTATACGTTTAAGCAAAACCAGCCGCAGCAGTTCTTGGAATATGTTTTACCGCCTGGAGCGCCTGGTGGAAGCAGTGTCGGCATGGATGCTGTGCGCCGCCCTCGTTTGACTCATGCGCTGTGGCATCCTTCCGGAACCTTTATTCTCACTGCACATGATGATGGAAGCTTGGTCTTCTGGGATCCCAAGGAAGGGAAAGTCGTCATGGCAAGGACCCTCACGGAGATGGGCATCCACCATGCCACCCCGAGCGCACCAACACCGGGGTACTCTGATCCTTTTGTCAAGATAGCTTGGTGCTGCAAGCAAAACTGTGATGATACAGGTTTATTGATTGCGGGTGGCGAGAGTGTTGATGCGTCTCCCAAGAGTTTGACATTTATCGAGCTTGGAGTGACGCCCATGTACGCTACCTCCACTTGGCAGGCTTTGGAGAATCACTTCCGCGGCAAGCGACATATTCCGTTAGCCCTGCCGCCTGGAGCGCAAGCGGTGGATTTTCTGCTTATCCCAAGAGAATCCCCTTATTTTGGAGGCGCGCAGGATCCTATCGCCGTAATTGTGCTGCTCACTTCTGGGGAGCTGATTACATTGAGTTTCCCGTCAGGATACCAAATCAGCCCTACAAACCAGCTTCATCCATCTACCTTCTTCGTGCATCCCTTTGTTACAAAATTCAATGTATCCAGTGTCGATCGGCCTAGGTGGCTGACGAtggtggagaagagagaccaGGGAGAACCTATCCTGAAAGGCGGAGCAGCGGGCCCGAGGCCGAGAAAACGATTCGAAGATCGCACAATTATTCAGACTGCGCATGCTGatagtattataaggctATGGGACTCTGGACACGCTGATCAAATTGAAAATGAAGTCCAGTTGCAGGTTGACCTGGCCAGGGCCTTGGATCGATATGAAGACGTGGAAGTGACGGCGATGAGCTTGTCCAGCGCTACTGGCGAGTTTATTGTTGGTACCAAGACTGGAGAGGCTGTCATTTTTCGCTGGGGCGTAAACCACTATTATGGAAAGAATCAGCCCAAGCAGCTAGATCCGAATCCAAAGGGGCTCTCTGACATCAGCTCAAGGGCGGAGCCGAGCCTAAAGGAAGGGCTACAGCCGGCTGTCCTGTACGAGATGATGCAGGGCCCAGTTACTGCCGTTCAGATATCAAACGTCGGATTCGCTGCGGTTGGGTCAGAGCTTGGCTTTCTGACGCTGATCGATCTTCGCGGCCCCAAGATTATTTTCCAAGCCCCAATGACTGATTTCGCAAAAACCGAAAATAGAATGTCATTCCTCAAAGGCCACTCGAGATCGAGTTCAGCGCCGCTGAAAGAGTGGCCTACGGCGGTGGAGTTTGGCGTGATGACGCTAGATGATGATAAATACTCATCAATTTGTTGCTTTGTCGGGACTAACTTGGGCAAAGTTATTACATTAAAGCTGTTGcccggaggaggaggatccTACACGGCCGAGGTAGCGGGAACGGTGACCTTTGATGGTAAAGTCGTGTCTCTGAATCCCATTCAGGCTGATACGGGTAAACCAGCGCTAGCAACCGGACATACTGTGGGTGGACTGCGAGAGGGACGCCAAGTGAATGGGGCACTCGTTGCAG TTACCGAAAAGGAAATCAGGATATGCAGACCTGCTCACTCGAAGGGCGCTTCTAAAGAGTTTGATGATGTGATATGTGATTCGGCTTGTGTGGCAGAGCTTGAGTTAAATGGGTATGCTGTTGTTGCGGCTTTCAGAGACGGGTCAGCTCGAGCATATAGCATTCCAGGCATGCGAGACCTCGGTAGCGCGAAGCTTCCAATGGTGGATCGTACTCGGAGCACAGCAAGCATTGTGACGCAAACAGGCGACATATTTGCCTGGGCAGGCCCGGCAGAAATGGCCGTCGTTCACGTTTGGGGGGCGGGCAAGGAGTTGCAGCAGTCCCCAGATGTGCTGATCAACCCCAAGATCCCTATTCCGACACGCCCGACAATTTCTAACCTTCAATGGATAAGCGGAACACAGCATGTTTCGCCGCTGGATCTTGACCTGTTGATAGGAGGCCCCAACAGACCGCCTAGTAAGAGGATGATGGAGGCCGCTGCGGCAGAGCAACGTGCTGCTAAGATCGGTTCCACGGTAGGATCATCCAAGGAGGGCTGGGGAGACTATTTAACGAGACAGCTCAACGAGAGAACGGAAAAGCTGAATATCATGGGAGATACGATGAATACATTGCAGGAGCAATCGGAAGGATGGGCCGACGATGTCAGCAAGTATGTGGGGAGGCAGAAACGGAATATGGTTATGGGAGCTATAACGTCGAAATTCTTCTAA